In one Colletotrichum destructivum chromosome 2, complete sequence genomic region, the following are encoded:
- a CDS encoding Putative Barwin domain, expansin, cellulose-binding-like domain superfamily — translation MHGLLSIGTALAVMAQGTSAATSAIASWYGGNLNGGNCALTGYTLPSGVLGTALSYTNYNGNCGTCLNVKGPKGNTIKVMVVDKCPEGCGAGQLDLFPNVFAALDNPDKGLINVQWEQVPCGITSPLVVRNKEGTSKWWFSMQVMNHNYPVTKFEVSTDGGKSWQPTVRQDYNYWQRSSGDGFNVDTVTVRVTCSNGKQVTVNNIGTKEKAQFTASGNC, via the exons ATGCATGGACTTCTCTCCATCGGGACGGCCCTTGCCGTTATGGCCCAGGGCACAAGTGCTGCCACCAGTGCCATCGCCTCTTGGTACGGAGGCAACCTGAACGGAGGCAACTGCGCCTTGACAGGTTACACTTTGCCATCTGGTGTACTGGGCACTGCTCTATCGTACACCAACTACAACGGTAACTGTGGCACATGCCTCAACGTCAAGGGACCTAAGGGAAACACCATCAAGGTTATG GTTGTCGACAAGTGCCCCGAGGGGTGTGGAGCCGGCCAGCTCGATCTGTTCCCCAACGTGTTCGCCGCACTTGACAACCCGGACAAGGGTCTGATCAACGTCCAGTGGGAACAAGTTCCGTGCGGCATCACCTCTCCCCTGGTCGTCCGCAACAAGGAGGGAACCTCAAAATGGTG GTTCTCCATGCAAGTCATGAACCACAACTACCCAGTCACCAAGTTCGAGGTCAGTACCGACGGAGGCAAGAGCTGGCAGCCCACTGTCCGTCAGGACTACAACTACTGGCAGAGGAGCAGTGGTGATGGTTTCAACGTGGACACCGTGACCGTCCGGGTTACATGTTCCAATGGCAAGCAGGTCACCGTGAACAACATTGGGACCAAAGAGAAAGCTCAGTTTACTGCTTCTGGAAACTGCTGA
- a CDS encoding Putative SGNH hydrolase-type esterase domain, SGNH hydrolase superfamily: MKFSSLFASLALGALQVAAAPAELAARAPTLYLCGDSTMARSSDPLMDGWGQYVAKYLNIAVVNRAIGGRSSRSFWNEGRFQNVANEVKAGDIVVIEFGHNDVGSPRSNDNGRSVCPGEGTETCVSDKTGETVYTYIFYVIQAAKLMTAKGATVILSSQTPKNQWATGTWVGTPSRFVPMQKKAAATLNDPAVTFVDHHQAVSNMYLKLGASAVGALYVKDNTHTSAAGADLSSQAFVQAISQKMNGTTSLAAHVKTPVKIVY; the protein is encoded by the coding sequence ATGAAGTTCTCCTCTCTTTTCGCCTCCCTGGCGCTGGGCGCCctccaggtcgccgccgcacccgccgagctcgccgcccgcgccccgACGCTCTACCTGTGCGGCGACAGCACCATGGCCCGGAGCAGCGACCCCCTGATGGACGGCTGGGGCCAGTACGTGGCCAAGTACCTCAACATCGCCGTCGTGAACCGGGCCATCGGCGGCCGGTCGTCGCGGTCCTTCTGGAACGAGGGCCGCTTCCAGAacgtcgccaacgaggtcaaggccggcgacatcgtcgtcatcgagtTCGGCCACAACGACGTCGGCTCGCCCCGCTCCAACGACAACGGACGCTCCGTCTGCCCCGGCGAGGGCACCGAGACCTGCGTGTCGgacaagacgggcgagacCGTCTACACCTACATCTTCTACGTCATCCAGGCCGCCAAGCTCATGACGGCCAAGGGCGCCACCGTCATCCTCAGCTCCCAGACCCCCAAGAACCAGTGGGCCACCGGCACCTGGGTCGGCACCCCGTCCCGCTTCGTGCCCAtgcagaagaaggccgccgccaccctcaACGACCCTGCCGTCACCTTCGTCGACCACCACCAGGCCGTCAGCAACATGTACCTCAAGCTTGGCGCCtctgccgtcggcgccctgtACGTCAAGGACAACACCCAcaccagcgccgccggcgccgacctcaGCTCCCAGGCCTTCGTCCAGGCCATCTCCCAGAAGATGAACGGCACGACcagcctcgccgcccacgtcAAGACACCCGTCAAGATCGTCTACTAG
- a CDS encoding Putative serine/threonine-protein kinase, active has protein sequence MELTTIATHGAATGETAVDTAMTPLLKCIVKSIRGHWRLQNEANIFRRYQPKTPFLRPMIDEVHKPADPPSIVLRHLDSELLTESRRRRLSRPEIKHVAMCLLKALLVLHKDGMVHTDVKLDNVFVKYGQSDDERFSEIQLDSRFAKEGHLIRAAFTRSPEAMLQLPWGTSTDVWSFGNAILSLVHGGGYHHFDPGWEGIKPDDQDYELTVLKRMYHSVGPFPPSIADMIDADIFEVVHFLNRQGPPRRLLQRWATEQLPLADNQFIRRILKLDPRDRPTVEQILQDEWFAEESDDTREPSSCVNIE, from the exons ATGGAACTTACGACCATTGCGACTCATGGTGCAGCCACTGGCGAGACTGCCGTCGATACTGCGATGACGCCGCTCTTAAAG TGCATCGTCAAGAGCATCCGTGGCCACTGGCGTCTCCAGAACGAAGCCAACATTTTCAGACGCTATCAACCCAAGACGCCGTTTCTTCGCCCCATGATTGACGAGGTTCACAAGCCAGCCGATCCGCCCTCCATCGTTCTGCGACATCTAGACAGTGAGCTGCTCACGGaatcgaggaggaggcgacTATCGCGCCCCGAAATCAAGCACGTGGCCATGTGCCTCCTCAAGgctcttcttgtcctccACAAGGATGGCATGGTGCACACAG ATGTGAAATTGGACAACGTGTTTGTCAAGTACGGCcagagcgacgacgagcgctTCTCGGAAATCCAACTGG ACTCGCGTTTCGCCAAGGAGGGCCACCTGATTAGAGCTGCTTTCACGCGGAGCCCGGAAGCCATGCTCCAGCTCCCCTGGGGCACATCGACAGATGTCTGGTCATTTGGAAATGCA ATTCTCAGCCTCGTCCATGGAGGGGGCTACCACCACTTCGATCCTGGCTGGGAAGGAATCAAACCAGATGACCAAGATTATGAGCTGACTGTTCTGAAGCGGATGTATCACTCTGTCGGCCCGTTTCCACCGTCGATTGCCGACATGATTGATGCCGACATCTTTGAGGTTGTTCATTTTCTCAATCGGCAAGGACCTCCACGGAGACTACTTCAACGGTGGGCAACAGAGCAACTTCCTCTGGCTGACAACCAGTTCATAAGGCGAATATTGAAGCTAGATCCTCGGGACAGGCCGACGGTGGAGCAAATTTTGCAGGATGAATGGTTCGCAGAGGAATCCGACGATACTCGGGAACCTAGCAGCTGTGTGAATATCGAATGA